The DNA region tttataagctacttgagtttctgtttttttgttttaaccacCTGCATGGATTAAGAaatgtatattagtttcctactgttgctgtaacaaattaaccCAGATTTAGTGGCTTAAGATAACaccaatttattatcttatagttctgagGGTCAGAAGTCTGAAGTGAGCCTCAGTGGGCTAAAATCAAGTTGTTGGCAGTACTGTATTCCTTTATGAAAGCTTCATGACAGGGtacattttttgcattttccaacTTTTAGAGGTTGCCAGCATTCTATGGCATGTGGCTCCtttctgtcttcaaagccagcaatgacCAGTTGAGTCTTTCTAATGACACCATCTCATTCTGACTCTTCTGCCCCTTTtcccattttaaacatttttgtgatTATAATGGGCCAACCAGTATGATCTTACTTTAAGGTcaactgattagcaaccttaattccatttgTAACCTTAATGCCTTCTTACCATGTAACATAATGTATTTGTGGTTAGCGGGTATTGGAACATGAGCATTTCTGTGAGGCCATTCATTCTACCCACCACAAGATGGTTTCCAACTGATAGTGCCTTTAGGTGCCTTCTGGAAGCAGACAGGAAGCATCTCCGGAGGAGGCTACATCCATCCTAGGCCTTggaatttttaatcttttgagggcAGAAGCCAGTAAGTACTGAATTAAGTGCACAAAGAAATAGGCAAGCTGAGCAAGAACCATGAGACAGCAGAAACTACTCGTACACTAGAAGATATTGGAATGATcagatactgatttttaaaatggttgtgctgagggcgcctgggtggctcatcattaagtgtctgccttctgatcaggttatgatcccagggtgctgggatccagctccacattgaactccctgctcagtgaggaggagcctgcttctcccactgcatctcccactgctcatgctttctgtctctctcaaataaaatctttaaaaaaataaatggttgtgcttaccatatttttaaaaaggacagacTTCAATATCTACAAGGAATGAGGAGGGAAAAAATgatgttaaatatttgaaaaataacatagtaaaacatgtacaaataaaattattaaactaaCAAGCCAGCAGATAAACTTCCATCTCTAACCATGAAGAAGTAAGAAGGTTTGGATTTATCTTCAAGTGTAGACAGCTAGGAAACTGGAgtctatatttaaaagaaatttgtttcAGCATTGGAAAATAGGACTGTAGTccctgagaaaaatgaaattaatgataTAGGCCTTACGATCACTCCACCATTTTGCTTGGAGGTCACTTCCAGACTATAGCACAGGCAGGATGAGCCAAAAAGAGCCCAGGGGTCTCACTGACTTGAGAAGACAGAAATCAGCATTCAGAGTATTTTAAGTGGCTAAAATTTGTGGAGGCAGAAAAGAGGTAGCTACACAGAAAAAGAGCTCAAGAAACCAGCACATGTTACCCttgaatctttgaaaaaaagttaaTGCATATGTAGGATGAACATCCCATAAGGGCTGATAAATAACACTTTTAGGAAAGAATACCAGTGAGCTGTAATCTGAACAATGGCTAGAACTCCCACAGGTCTGAGAGTCATTCAGGTTCCCACCAGCCAGAGTAAGAGCAGTCATGGAATACAAGAGTTATTCATTGGAGATCCATGAAACCTAAACATAGTGGTGGGAAGACTTTAGTGCTTTTGTtctaaaaaccttttttaaaaagcctcaaaATGATCTTCaagtgtttttaactttttgaataaaGTATGATACTCTTAAAACAAATCCAGCACTCATAGTGTCTGACATCCacataaaaattactaaatgtgcaaaaaaagcaggaaaatgtatttcattatCAAGAGAAATATCAGTTAGTGGATTAGAAATAATACATAATGAAATTAGCAGATAAGGATGttaaaaatgccattaaaatttGCTCAGTGTAGTCAAGGACCAAGGGATAACATAAACATAATGAAGAGATAAATGGAGAAtgttaaaaggaaacaaatcattcaacaaatggtgctggatcAAATAGATGTCAATATAGAACAAAAGAACATTAACCCTATCACCTCATTCACAAATCAAAATGGACTGTAGGCTTAAATGTAAAACTCAATCTCTaaaacttttaagagaaaaacgTTTGCAGCCCTATAGCAGCACTAAAAATCTAAAGGGAGATAGCTGATAAACTAATAATGGTggcaataaaatagaatactaaaaaTTCTTGTTTAAGTTTATCTCCCATAAGAATATTATGGGAGATGAGAATGGGAAGAAGGAACATATAATAGATACGACAGAAAACAGGTAACAAGATGGTAGATATAAATCCAGCTATcccaataattacattaaatgttaatggtCCTAacactttaattaaaaagtagagaCTTAGAGTCTGgataaaaatggaagatttaaCTGTGTGTTGTCCAGAAGAAACTCAATGTAAGCATAAAGACATAGATTAAAAGAGGTTAGAAAGAGATATAGGGGAAGTTCCAGTGGAAGCGGGTGCGGCGCTGAGTCCGGTGCGGATCTGACAAGATCAAAGCTGCAGGAGAATGGACAGTGAGGTACAGAGAGATGGAAGGATCTTGGATTTGATTGACGATGCTTGGCGAGAAGACAAGCTGCCATATGAGGATGTTGCAATACCACTGAATGAGCTTCCTGAACCTGAACAGGACAACGGTGGCACCACAGAATCTGTTAAAGAACAAGAAATGAAGTGGACTGACTTGGCCTTACAGTATCTCCATGAGAATATTCCCCCTATAGGAAAGTAACACCTGGCTCCTTTTTCctgtacatatttttgaaaaatatacagatacaaaatgtaaaaaaaaaaaaaaaagaaaaagagatatagGACAAAAAATGCTAATCATAAGAATGTTGGTGTGGCTGATACAACATGAGATTCCTATTCAAGGAATAGGGCTTTAGTACACGGCAAAGgggaacattttttaatgatgagATCAATTCACAAAGGAgacctaataaaaaatatatgcatctaataacatagcttcaaaatacatgaagaaaaaactgactgaacttaaaaaaagaaggatctaTAGAAATGtagaacacataaaaaaaattatagaagactTAACACTATCAATTAACTAGGCCTAACTGACATTTATGGTACAATCTACTCAATAAATGCagatacattattttcaagtgtacatggaatgTTCACCAGCATACATCATATGTTACTTGTAAATAAAATCccagtaaatttaaaatgattataatcTTACAGAATATGTTTTATGATCACAGGGATTCAGTCAGATTTAGTAACAGATTTCTGGAAAGTGACCATTTGGAAATTTAACAATGTATTTATGGCCTATGTGTAAGTGAAGACATCATAAGGGAAATTGCAaacattttgaactgaatgaaaatggaaagacagcACAATTTATGAGATGGAGCTAATGTAGTGAATATAGAGAAACTTAcagtttaatgtttttattagaaaGAGGCAATGAGCAAAATCAATGCTATAAGCTTCCATCTGGAAAGCTTAGAGAAAAATaagtgcaaatgaaaaaaaaagtaattagaagGAGGAATATAATAAAGGTAGGAcagaaatcaaaatcacagaaatGGATGgacaattaagaaaatcattgaaACCATAAGTGGTATCTTGATTAGATCAATAAAATTGCTAATTGCTAACATTTTAGCTGGACTGATTGATGAAAAAGGAGAGGAGATACTTAAACCAGTATTGGGAATGAAAGGGGGATATCACTACAGATTCTACAGACATTAAAGGCAAATATGAAAATTTTTTGAACAGCTTTATGCAAAtagtataatttaaaagatatgaatGGCCAAAAGTGACTTAGTTAAGAATTAGATAACCTGAATgttttatattgatttaaaaacccaattcataatttaaaacctTGCCATCAAGAAGACTCCAGGCCTGGTttatagttaataaataaatagtaaaatatgcaAACTCAGAAAATAGAGAATAGCTCACTTCTCACTTTGCTTTTTGAGGCCACCATTACTGTtaccataaaaaaacaaaatagagacatTTCAATAGAAAGGATGCTAACAGTCATTAATCATCAAAGAATTGAAAATTACAACAACTATGAGATACCCATATATTAGAGTgctaaagctaaaataaaaaaaagattgacagcGTCATGCGTTGATAAGGCTCTGGTGCAACTGGACTTCTTGTATATTACGAGTGGAaatgtaaaaatctaaaaaaaaaaatgtaaaagactaCAGCCATTTTGCAAAACaactctttcatttcttaaaattttaacgACAAGCCAAAACAACTCTACCACTAAACCCAGCGATTACACTCTTACATACTTATTAAGGAGAAGTGATAgcgtatttataaaataaaacttatacatgcatgtatatatcaGCTTTACTTATAATAGCCACACATCCTaaacaacccacatgtccatcaacatGAGAATTGATAAACAGTTTGTCATGTATCCATATAAGGGAATACATCtccacaattaaaatgaaaatactaaccgATACGtgtaacaacatgaatgaatctcagacTGTTTGCTGGTAAAAGAAGCGAGATACAAAAGAGTATATGTTTTGTGATTCCATTTAGACACAGCTCTAGAAAAGACAAATCCTTTGACAGCTAAATAAATTTGATTGGCAGTAAGCCTGTTTAGAAAGACTTTATTTCCAGGTGGCATCCCTGGCattttctaccaaatattcaagCAAGACatcctatatttttcatttttcccaggtgttaaagagaaagaacattatCATTCATTTTATGAGGGTAGCACAACATTAATATAAGAACCTGATAAGtacaaaagaaatttatagacCAGTTTCATTGGTGACTACATAGATGcagtaattttaaagaaactgtcaGGACAAGATACCTCAAAAATACCTCATGATAATGTTGGCTTTTCCTAAAGACGGGAAAAGTTTGGtttaacatatattaattagataaaggaaaaaatgatgcaATTATTGGAATAGATgcaaaataaatttgataaaattcatcatttgttgatagtaataaaaaatcttttgcaAGCTAGATGTTGAAGGAACTTCCGTAAGGTGATAAgtggtgtttatattttttaagacttattcatttatttgagagcatgcaTATAtacttgtgtgcatgtgcaagtaggggaggggcagagagagagaatctccagctgactcaccactgatcatggagcccaacatggggctggatcccatgaccatgaTGAGATTATtgcctgaactgaaatcaagagtctagcttaaccaactgagccatccagacgacCCAAgtgctgtttattttaaaaagaatatagcaAACATTGtatttaatgatgaaattttGAATGCCTTCCCATTTAGTTTGGGCATATATAgttaaagcttaaaaataaaactgccagttattttaccagcaaaagatAGATTTATTCAGGAGTAGTAGAAAACTGCCATCCTGGACAAGCAGGCTATggaaaaccataggcaagtcccCTAAGCAAGTTTCTTTATAAAAGGAGGGAAGTTGGGTGGGCTCTTGTAAACAAAAAGTCCATtggttatgctatatgttggcaaatcgaacttcaataaaaacaaatggaaaaaaaaaagtccattggaACAAACTAGAAGTTCAAAGTATAGTGGTCTTTCATTGGCAGAGTGACAGCCTCTCATTGGCTGAACTGCTGCCCCTTAGGAGGAAagccttttttcctcctcctgggATAGTCAGGTAGTATCCTCATGCAAGGTCCCTGTCTTCCTTTGGGTCTACAACTGACGACTCTTGGTAGGATGTGAGAGCTCCCCCTGCCGGCCTCCCAACTCCAAAAaagagatttccttttattttcacaaagtCAAGGATATCTGCTGTCCTCACTAATTTTCAGCATAATATGGAGATCCTAGCCAAGGCAGTAAggcaagaacagaaaaaaaagaaagaaagcagtaaggactggaaagggaaaaacagaaccACCATATCTATAGAtgatatatttgtgtatgtaaaGAATATCAAGATAAATTATTAGAGAATTTAGCAATGTTGCTAGATACAGAGTCAATATACAAATTAGTTATGTTTCTGTTAACCTACAAGAAACAATTAAAGATACCATTTACAGTAGCACCAATACTATATACTATGAATAAATCTTAGCAGGATATATGTTAAGACCTTGATCATATCTAGGGAGGAGCTGAGAAGCCCAATAGAACAAACATGTAAGTCCTTGTTTGCTGCCTCTTTTCACACTTAAATCTAGGAAATGTGCAGCATTTAAATTCAGTAGGCTTATATAGGGAGGGGCTTTATGTTTTGTCCAATCTAAAACagaataacatcttaaaatagtttttacagtatttttgGAGCACATTGATAAATAGAATATCTTAGTAATAGAGATTTGGGACTCTTTCAGTCTGTCTTTACCTAATATGAGtcttatgtaaaaaaatatagcGTTCTTGAAAGCTCTCTCTGATGATGGTTCATTCACTTTTCTGCCTGAAATTTCCACTCTAGGAACTAGTACTGATTCACTtcacaaagatttttattaaatacatatttaccaAGTACCATGATAGTAAGTACCTTATTTTGCCAAAGCTAAGACATCATTAATTTTAAGTTGCATCATTTCATGTTCTGCTAACTGAAAAAATATTGCCACTCTTCGGCTATAACACaccattgattttattttttttattttatatacatattttttaagattttatttatttattcctgagagacacaaagagagaggggcagagacccaggcagagggagaagcaggctccatgcagggagcccgatgcgggactcgatcccgggaccccggggtcacaccctgggccgaaggtggtgataaaccgctgagccacccagggatccccaccattgattttaatatgcatcttgatttcaaagatgttaaaatgtttttttaaagcattttatgatttattaaacatttctatAGAAGTATTTCTACTGTTTTACAATTTAGGAACACCACTAAAAAACAAACTACtttacctttaatttttcatACCTGTTGtgctaccttttttttcttccctcatttaAGCATTCTTAAATTAGTTCCTCTTTTTGGTTTCCTAGTTATTTTGCCATCCTGGTCATTTTTCTTGGAATGCCTTTCACTTTATCTGTAAGCTGCTTAAAACTGAGTAAGATACAGGCTTCaaaaagaagacagtaaaatATTCAAATCTGTATATCCAGAAGGTAGAACACTTTTGCAATCATGATTCTTGTTAACTTGACaagattttcagtatttttttccttaacacaAAGTAGTCCATAGCCATGAAcaaattgtgttttaatttttataagtacGTAGGTTTAAATTTGTACGTCATACTGGTCACAGCAAGATTTTCTCCCCATTgatattcatttactcattcttaTAATTAGAGTTAAAGATGCTACTTTCTTTTAACGTTTTTTGTTACAAATGTAAACTGGAATGTAATACgtgtcttttttcattcttctcctcTACAAAGTTATTACCCAAAAAATCAGTCTATAACATTTCAACCTCGGAATATTCTAAATAACAAAGCTATTTACTTGTTTAGTAGTGAATATTtatgtttgaatattttaaattcttcacaATCACATTATTTCTGATAGTCATTGTGTGATTGTTTACTGTTTTGTGTATTGCCTAGTTCAGCTTAAATgacctaaaagaaaaatgaccccTCATAGTTAAATTTATAATTCTCTAATTCATTTGGATATATggttttaatttgattattataaaattaaacttttccaGTAGGTTatatacttttctctcttttacaaCACAGGTTTTGAGAGTATTTTAGAAGGGCTTTATGGACCACGGCTACGAAGAGACCTCAGTTTATTTGAAggtaatgctttttaaattgtattttaaaattctgacttCCCAtcccatttaataaatgaaaggtGGTGGTTCTGTGCTAACTTTATATTAAACATGAATTTGTGGTCTTGTTTAATTAGTAACTTTTTAACTAAATAAAGTGATCcaaatattgtttttgttattacatAATGTTATCGTAaccttttaaaatacttaatacatTGATCAAAAAGGAATGTGAAACTTCTTTTTGACTTAATggtgaaatttaatttttgttataacGTACCctcatttattcttaaagaagttttaaaagggttcaattaagtaaatatttcctgTTGTTCATGAGACAGGCAGCCTGGAAACCTCAGATTGTCACTCTGAGAAATCCTACCATGTGTGCTCAGagtcttatatttatatataatactatttGTTACTTATTAGCCACTTCTTTCAAATGCTATAGCATAAATCCTAGTGGAAGATTTTGATTTGTCATATAATTTCTATGAT from Canis lupus dingo isolate Sandy chromosome 3, ASM325472v2, whole genome shotgun sequence includes:
- the LOC112653569 gene encoding anaphase-promoting complex subunit 13-like, which gives rise to MDSEVQRDGRILDLIDDAWREDKLPYEDVAIPLNELPEPEQDNGGTTESVKEQEMKWTDLALQYLHENIPPIGK